The following are encoded together in the Bradyrhizobium sp. CCGUVB1N3 genome:
- a CDS encoding IS256 family transposase gives MNETSNIVALRQPDDIDDPLTNILRAGARQLLAQAVEVEVETFLATVKDLKLADGRARVVRHGYGPARTIATGIGPVEVARAKIRDRGAASDGERIRFSSAILPLWARRTRSLDALLPVLYLRGISTGDFREALTALLGKDAPNLSPAVVSRLTAEWQGEYERWQKRDLSARRYVYVWADGVFLQARMEDHGECMLVLIGATPEGKKELIGFQVGVRESAQSWRELLIDVKQRGLQIAPEIAVGDGALGFWKALDEICPGTRHQRCWVHKTVNVLDKVPLSVQANMKKDLREVYWAPNRAAAEAAIDIFAQKYRAKYGRAVECLAKDRDALLAFYDFPAEHWDHLRTTNPIESVFATVRHRTVRTKGSLSATTARLMVFKLVIAASKTWRRLKGTNQLPKIIAGVRFNDGIEVIQMPATHAA, from the coding sequence ATGAACGAGACTAGCAATATTGTTGCCCTTCGTCAGCCCGACGATATCGACGATCCACTGACCAATATTCTGCGAGCTGGTGCTCGGCAACTTCTGGCGCAGGCCGTGGAGGTCGAAGTCGAGACGTTTCTTGCCACGGTGAAGGATTTGAAGCTGGCCGACGGGCGCGCCCGTGTCGTGCGACATGGTTACGGCCCGGCGCGGACGATTGCGACCGGCATCGGCCCGGTCGAAGTGGCGCGGGCAAAGATTCGCGACCGTGGAGCGGCCAGCGATGGCGAGCGGATCCGGTTCAGCTCGGCGATCCTGCCGCTGTGGGCGCGGCGCACCCGGAGCCTGGATGCGCTGTTGCCGGTGCTGTATCTGCGCGGCATCTCGACCGGCGATTTCCGGGAGGCACTGACGGCCCTGCTGGGCAAGGACGCGCCAAACCTGTCGCCTGCGGTGGTTTCTCGGCTGACGGCCGAGTGGCAGGGCGAGTACGAGCGCTGGCAGAAGCGCGATCTGTCGGCGCGACGCTACGTGTATGTGTGGGCCGATGGCGTCTTCCTGCAGGCGCGCATGGAAGACCACGGCGAATGCATGCTGGTGCTGATCGGCGCGACGCCGGAAGGCAAGAAGGAGCTGATCGGCTTTCAGGTCGGCGTCCGCGAGAGCGCGCAGAGCTGGCGTGAGCTCCTGATCGACGTGAAGCAGCGCGGGTTGCAAATCGCCCCTGAAATTGCCGTTGGTGACGGCGCGCTCGGCTTCTGGAAGGCGCTTGACGAGATCTGTCCCGGCACGCGGCACCAGCGCTGCTGGGTGCACAAGACCGTCAACGTCCTGGACAAGGTCCCGCTCTCGGTGCAGGCCAACATGAAGAAGGACCTGCGCGAGGTCTATTGGGCGCCGAACCGGGCGGCCGCCGAAGCGGCGATCGACATCTTCGCCCAGAAATATCGCGCCAAGTACGGCCGGGCGGTCGAATGCCTCGCCAAGGACCGCGACGCACTGCTGGCCTTCTACGACTTCCCTGCCGAGCATTGGGATCACTTGCGCACGACCAACCCCATCGAAAGCGTGTTCGCGACCGTGCGGCACAGAACCGTGCGGACGAAAGGATCGCTGTCGGCAACGACCGCCAGGCTGATGGTGTTCAAGCTGGTTATCGCCGCATCAAAAACCTGGCGGCGGCTCAAAGGCACAAATCAGTTGCCGAAGATCATCGCAGGTGTCAGATTCAACGACGGCATCGAGGTCATCCAAATGCCGGCAACCCACGCCGCCTGA
- a CDS encoding type II toxin-antitoxin system HicB family antitoxin, protein MRHYIALIHKDADSDYGVSFPDLPGVITAGTDLDDARAMAAEALALHLEGMAADGEAVPEPSSLEDIMANAENRDGVAVLVPAPAEEVKSVRVNVTLPADVLSEIDNYAEQHGFTRSGFLAQAAKKAMAA, encoded by the coding sequence ATGCGACACTATATTGCACTGATCCATAAGGACGCGGACAGCGACTATGGTGTTTCGTTTCCCGATCTTCCCGGCGTGATCACCGCTGGCACGGATCTGGACGATGCACGCGCTATGGCTGCGGAAGCCTTGGCCCTACACCTGGAAGGTATGGCAGCAGACGGCGAAGCCGTACCTGAGCCCTCCTCTCTCGAGGATATCATGGCGAACGCTGAGAACAGAGATGGCGTTGCCGTTCTCGTTCCAGCGCCTGCGGAAGAGGTGAAGAGTGTGCGCGTCAACGTCACTCTTCCCGCCGACGTTCTGAGTGAGATCGACAACTATGCCGAACAGCATGGCTTCACTCGATCTGGCTTTCTTGCGCAAGCCGCCAAGAAAGCGATGGCGGCCTAA
- a CDS encoding type II toxin-antitoxin system HicA family toxin has protein sequence MKSANIIKALKADGWEQATQKGSHIQFKHPTKKGRVTVPHPKRDIPVGTLKSIKKQADLKLK, from the coding sequence ATGAAATCGGCGAACATTATCAAAGCTCTGAAGGCCGACGGATGGGAACAGGCTACTCAGAAGGGCAGCCACATTCAATTCAAACACCCGACTAAGAAGGGCCGGGTCACAGTCCCTCACCCCAAGCGGGACATCCCGGTTGGAACGCTAAAGAGCATCAAGAAGCAAGCCGACCTGAAGTTGAAATGA
- a CDS encoding ImmA/IrrE family metallo-endopeptidase has product MNKQIEQQAHRFAGAFLFPREAFRFEVTRPTLDYFRALKKRRNLTRRGGLDPHRSLAPNKLNPESVYERVPFDRRAKRSFRSS; this is encoded by the coding sequence TTGAACAAGCAGATTGAGCAGCAGGCTCATCGTTTTGCCGGCGCCTTTCTGTTTCCACGAGAAGCATTTCGTTTTGAGGTGACGCGTCCGACGCTGGACTATTTCCGCGCGCTCAAGAAGCGACGAAATCTGACGCGGCGAGGAGGGTTGGATCCTCATCGCTCGCTTGCTCCAAACAAATTGAATCCGGAATCAGTTTACGAACGTGTTCCGTTCGATCGTCGAGCAAAAAGAAGTTTTCGCTCGTCATAA
- a CDS encoding transposase, producing the protein MTISRAELITSVERRRRWSQDEKERLVAASLEPGATVSEVARMAGLHVSQLFRWRKELCKGQGACLFTKRLERGRFIWPSVVGESVTISPAQLSYLLSGIHWRNPQETQRPTRVG; encoded by the coding sequence ATGACGATTTCGCGGGCAGAGTTGATCACATCGGTCGAGCGGCGGCGTCGGTGGTCGCAGGATGAGAAGGAACGGCTAGTTGCAGCATCGCTCGAGCCCGGAGCCACTGTTTCCGAGGTGGCTCGCATGGCCGGCCTTCATGTGAGCCAGCTGTTCAGGTGGCGCAAAGAGCTTTGCAAGGGCCAGGGAGCCTGCCTGTTTACCAAAAGACTCGAGAGAGGAAGGTTCATCTGGCCATCGGTTGTCGGTGAATCGGTAACGATCTCGCCGGCGCAGTTGAGCTATCTGTTGTCCGGGATCCATTGGCGCAACCCACAAGAAACCCAGCGTCCGACGCGGGTCGGATAG